DNA from Clostridia bacterium:
AGACAAAAGGCTCTTCGGTGATGCGGATACCAGCGCCGCCGGTAGCGATGGCCCGGCGCAGGTCCTGCCGTACTTCCGAGGGCACCTTTTTCCAAGCGCCGCAGACAATGCTGACCCGGCCCCGGGCATACATCACCATTTCCGCGGCGGCGGTAGCTACCCCCGACGCTTTCCCAATACAGCCCAGGAGCTCTTCCTCCGCCCGGGCTACCTGCCAGGCATCACCCCAGGCCCGGCAAACACAAGTCCCGCGCTCCAGGGCTGTCCCCTCCGGGGCCATCCATTCCCCTTTAAGCCCCAGCTCCAGGGCCTTGGCCTCCAGCCTGTCCATGCCGGCTAACACCCCCGCCTCTTTAGCGGAAATCTCCAGGAGAAACAAATCTCCCGCCAGCGGTGCAAAAAGAAAATCCCTTACATCCACAAACATCATCTCGATTCGGCATTATCGTATGGTATTCGTTGTTCTCCGATGGTTCCTATTCGCCACGGGATCGGATTCTCCTGCTAGCCTGGCAAGACTTTATTCGACATTATCGAATTTTATTTGCTGTTATCGTTCGACGGGAAATAGGAGCTCTTCCCTAGGCCAATTTGCGGAGGGAAACCCTGCAGGTGTTAGCAGGAAACCGGACGGGTGTTCACCGGTTAATCGTTTATCAAGAGCAAAGGAGATCCGGAGATTGGCTGCCGAATCTCTTTGGATCCCGCCCGGCGATAAAACTACCACCGGCTAGGGTCGCTGCCGTCCTCGCCCCTTAAAGCCTGCATCTTGCAGGCAGCGGCTTCTGAGGGGATAACGTGAAACCGGTGCCCAACCCAGGGAT
Protein-coding regions in this window:
- a CDS encoding nicotinate-nucleotide pyrophosphorylase; this translates as MDVRDFLFAPLAGDLFLLEISAKEAGVLAGMDRLEAKALELGLKGEWMAPEGTALERGTCVCRAWGDAWQVARAEEELLGCIGKASGVATAAAEMVMYARGRVSIVCGAWKKVPSEVRQDLRRAIATGGAGIRITEEPFV